GCCGCGGGCGACGCCGGCCGCATCGCCGTCGGGGGGACGGGGGGCGCGCCCCGCCCGATGGCGCTGGTCGGGGCCCTGCACGAGGAGGGGGCGCTCCTGCTCCGCTACCGCCGGTCCGGCGATGTTCAGGACCGTGACTAGTCCGATCGGGTGAGTTAGTGGGAGGTTGCACCGGGTACCTGCGTCCTAAGTCCGTACGCAACGGACGTGAACGACCTGAGGAGCGCTAATGACCACCCCCACGCCCACCCCCAGCCCCACCACCGGCGCCAGCCCCGCCCGCCTCGCCGACGACACCACGCAGGGCAAGACCACCATCGCCGCGTCGGTCGTGCAGAAGATCGCCGGCATCGCCGCGCGTGAGATCTCCGGCGTGCACTCGATGGGTGGCGGCGTGTCCCGCGCCTTCGGCGCCCTGCGCGAGCGCATCCCCGGCGGCGGCACCGGCGCCTCGAACATCGCGGGCGTCCAGGTCGAGGTCGGCGAGAAGCAGGCCGCGGTCGACCTCGACATCGTCGTCGAGTATGGCGCGTCCATCGTGGACCTCGCCCGCGCGGTGCGCCGCAACGTCATCACCGCCGTCGAGCGCATGACGGGCCTCGAGGTCATCGAGGTCAACATCGCCGTCAACGACATCCACCTGCCGTCCGAGGACGACGGTGCCTCCGAGGACGTCGTCGTCGCGCAGCCGTCGCGGGTCGAGTGACGGAGTCCGACACCATGGCTGGACCCACCGGAGCCCCGGTCGGCGGTGCCCGGACCGCCGACACCGACGCGCTCGCGGAGCTCGTCGCCGCCGCGGTGACCGCGCACCCCGCGGTCGCCCGGCTCGACGGCGGCTTGTTCGGGTCCGTCGCGACCTACCTGCCCGGCCGCCGCCTCGTCGGCGTGCGGATCGGGCAGGGCACGGAGCCGGTCGAGCTCGGCGTGGTGCTGCACCTGAGCGCCCGCATCCCGGACGTCGCCCGCGAGCTGCGGCGCGAGGTCTCGGCCCTGTGCGGCGGCACCGCCGTGAACATCACGGTGGCGGACCTGGCGGTCCCCGCGGCCGTGGTCGGCCCGCCGGCCACGGCCTGACCGGCCCGGCGCGATGACGGCGGACGATCCGTCCGGACGGATGACGCCGGAGCAGCGCGCGGAGTACCGCGCGTTCGTCCGCGACCACCATCCCGACCGCGGCGGCGACCCGGAGTTCTTCGTGGCCGGGCTCGCCCGGCTCCGGGCCGGCCGGGCGGCGCCGCCCCCGGACGACCGCCGGTACGACGCCCCGATCGAGATCGTCAGCCCGCTGCCACTGCCCGTCCGGGTGGTGGTGGCCCTCATCCGCACCGTGCGCCGCAACCGCGAACGCCGCGTCGACTAGTCGACCGCCGTCCGGCCGCACCGCCCCTCACCACAGGAGAACCCATGAACGCCACCCACACCGGCCTGCTGGCCGGTCTCATCCTCGGCGCCACCGGCGCGATCGGCGGCTTCGGCGCGTTCCTCGTCGCCCTCGTCATCGGCATCGTCGGACTCGTCGTCGGCCGCGTGCTCGACGGCGAGCTCGACCTGAACGCGGTGCTGGGCCGGGGTCGGGACCGGTGAGCGGGTCCGACGCCGCCGCCTCCCCCGAGGAGCGCGGCCGGCTCGACATCCACCCGACGGTGCTGCGCAAGATCGTCGAGCACGCCGCCGACGGCACCCCCGGCACGCTGCGCCACGAGCGTCGCCTCGCCGGGGTCGGCGTCGGGCAGGCCGGCTCCACCGCGAAGATCAGCGACGGCCCCGACGGCGCCGTCGACGTCGCGCTGGAGCTGACGCTCCAGTACCCCGCGCCCGTCCGCCGGACGGTCGACGCGGTCCGCGGCCGGGTGGGCGACGAGCTCACCCGCATCACCGGCCGCCGCATCCGCAACCTCGCCGTCACCGTGTCCGGCCTCCGTGGACCCGACGACGGCTCCACCGGCTCCGGCTCCCGAGTCCAGTAGGAGATGACCATGCGTGTCCTGCTCAGGGTCCTCGCCCCGCTGCTCGGCCTCGCGCTGGCCGCGGTCGGCGTCCTGACCGTCATCGAGGTCGTCGCCGCGTGGGTGCGGACCCCCGCCACCACCGGCCTGCTCGTCCCGTGGCCCGACTGGCGGGCCTCCCTGGAGGCGCTGACCTGGGCGGACGCGCCGGTTCCCGCCATCGCGATCGGCGTCGCGGTCCTCGGCCTGATCCTGCTGCTGATCGGCCTGCTCGCTCGTCGCCACGACATCGCGCTGACCTCCCCCGCCCCCGAGGTCGCCGTCACGACCTCCCCGCGGGTGCTCGCCCGGCTCGTCGGGCGCCGGGTCCGCGCCGCCGA
This sequence is a window from Pseudonocardia petroleophila. Protein-coding genes within it:
- a CDS encoding Asp23/Gls24 family envelope stress response protein, producing the protein MTTPTPTPSPTTGASPARLADDTTQGKTTIAASVVQKIAGIAAREISGVHSMGGGVSRAFGALRERIPGGGTGASNIAGVQVEVGEKQAAVDLDIVVEYGASIVDLARAVRRNVITAVERMTGLEVIEVNIAVNDIHLPSEDDGASEDVVVAQPSRVE
- a CDS encoding Asp23/Gls24 family envelope stress response protein; this translates as MSGSDAAASPEERGRLDIHPTVLRKIVEHAADGTPGTLRHERRLAGVGVGQAGSTAKISDGPDGAVDVALELTLQYPAPVRRTVDAVRGRVGDELTRITGRRIRNLAVTVSGLRGPDDGSTGSGSRVQ
- a CDS encoding DUF6286 domain-containing protein, whose amino-acid sequence is MRVLLRVLAPLLGLALAAVGVLTVIEVVAAWVRTPATTGLLVPWPDWRASLEALTWADAPVPAIAIGVAVLGLILLLIGLLARRHDIALTSPAPEVAVTTSPRVLARLVGRRVRAADGVAAASVTATARKVSVGAQAWTDAGSELRSSVSSTVDTLLDELPLARRPRVAVTVQERKGPR